The Solanum pennellii chromosome 11, SPENNV200 sequence aattgcgtggagtcacggagtgtgctacataagacaaaaggtgtataaaattacaataaaaaaaaaacttcaggAGGTAATTGAACCTTAATTTAGTTAAGAATTGTCTCTGAAATTTTAATCATAGTATaagaggtacttgtgcattttctctaatgataataatatttatatataagatTAAGGGGTGCCAAGATTTTCCATTTGCTTCAATATGATGAGATCAAGTCCTAATCTTTGTAATGTCTAAATCCAATAACATTTGTACTTTTGAGTCAATGGAGCTAAAATATACCCATGCTTTAGTGTAAACTAATGTTCCACAGCCATGTTATAGTTCAAAGATTGATCCAAGGAGTACTTGTGATTTATGATTagtgtagacacgtaattttttatcgaatttaaaattttatatcattttaaagcttaaatatttttataaatttaaattaaatattttgatatttatgttattttatttatttaaaatatttgagaacaatcaaaataaaatcactttttaagataagttttatttttaattgtttgaaaaacataaaaaaaaaaatacaatatatatatatatatatatatatatatatatatatatttctttcttttaatttaaaattaataaataaactaatgttttagggaaaaaaataaagaaagaaaaatcagCTACGAAATAAAATACACATTAAACAACTCACCCTTACCAAGCACACacaacaaatcaaaagaaaatcagcaaccaaggaaaaaaaaaagcaacaacACACAAAtacaacatatatattattgaatatTCTAATTGTGTTTCCGGTtaaaattttgtgataattATTATCTCTATTTAAGATTAAATtctatcttatttttaaaatttattcatgaaatttgaTGTAACTATGTGACAtgttttcttacacttttgttttattcataatttaattaaaatgaagaatgTGTTGATTGTTATATgatctttaatttaataaatgaaagtaactttgtttggtttgatttttattCATTAGTTGTGATTTCTTAAAATGAATTGGTCATGACGTTGTTGTTTTTCTTGATTCGATGTTAATAATGATAAAGTAAGAATTTTTGGGCTCAAAaagttattgttgttttatttgtcaaacaaagaatgagatttattttaacaattcgTCATTGTTTTGTTAGATTAATAACAAATTACAATATGTGTAGGCTTAATTTTAACACCAACTTTAAGAgggaataaaaataaaaggatactaaataattcaaaattttatattgtatcttaaaagtttagatttattttattttatataatattttttataacattagATGAGTTTTAGGCATGTTGAAAAGATATTGTTTCAATTAAGAATGTGGTTACATATCTTTTTTGaaacatttaaaagaaattcaagGATGTGGTGACGCACCTTGACAAAATCATTctaataaacaaattatttaattgaaatcAAGATGTGAGACAGAATATTAGTGTAACATCTCTCAACAAGAAACGACTAGAATAgagttcaaaatctaaaaatacttatttttggaaagaataagaaaatctgaaaaaattgtttaagttaggaaagtgagtttcggtcattttcaaacgaccataactcctagcacAGGATGAACTAGGAGTAGTTCCAGATATTGTTGGAGAAACCTTAAaataatctttccaacgccaACGAGTTTGTACGATTTCGATATTGTATGAGTGAATTATACCTTCCAGAAGTTGGATTGTTAGACTAAAAAAGCCCAATATGAAGGGTAGTTGAAGGGCAAATTAGACTTCCTCAACTGTTTGAGTTCTATAATACAATATCGTAAAATATCGTAGAACTCAAACAGTTGAGAAAGTCTAATTTGCCCTTCAACTACCCCTTGTGTTTTAGAAGTCAAAAGAATGAAGGAAGTGAGTATGCAGGCCAATTTGTTCCAAACTGCATTTTACACGTTTCCACTTTCCAAACTTAAAAGGGTCTATATTATCAATACAAGCATTAGTTATGCATATATTAGAAAAGTGTAACAAACAAGATACTACTAATACACGAAgctaatacaaatattattttctccAATATACTCTACCAAACAATCTCTTATGTTATAGAACTCAAACAATTAAAAAGTCTAATTTACCCTCCAACTAACCTTTGCATTTTAGAAGCTAAAAGAAAGAAGGAAGTGAGTAGGCACATCAATCCGTTCCAAAGATGTGAGAGTGCAATTTATACGTTTTTCGCTTTTCATAACTGAAAAGGGTCTATATTAGTATTTCAAACATTAGTTATGCATAGAATAGAAAAGTATACCAAACAAGATGCTACTAATACACACCAAGCTAATACAAGCATTATTGTTCCTTCAATATACCCTACCAAACAATCCCTTATATTATAAAACTCGAACACTTGAGAAAGTCTATTTTGCCCTTCAActaccccttttattttaaagtgaTAACACATTTTACACGTTTCCACTTTCCAAACTTTTCCTCCCCTAACAAACAAAGCTAATCTCTTAATTCTCTCATGGCAGGGTCAATCAATCAATACACATAAAGACCATTTTTGAATCGGATGAAATAGTATCTATCTACCACTTACCAATAAATACGGATGCGAATCTGTCGAGCAATTCGATGTACCTGGACACCTCAATATTCCAGTCAAATGCTTCAGCAGCCATTGAAGAGCTTTAAACCCTACATTCTTCGCAATTTTCCCACAAAATACTCTTCTACAATGGCCACCGCTTCAACCCAGAATGATGTCGCTGTTTCTACTCAAGATAAGTCAACCCACATACTTCCTAAGCCTATTCAGGTAAccccttttgtttttttgtactGATAACAATAGTTCTTCTGTAATTGATGGTATTTAGCAGAGAAATAAAGATTGAAGCTTTTTCCATTCTTTGTTaggttttagtttttcttttttgtggtTAAGCTGTAGCTCAACTTTTGAgataatcttgattttacatTGACTGTAAAGGATCTGGTTCAGTTTAGATGTGGAGGATTTGATCATGAATGATCATATAAACTATTGTATTAGATGAGGAATAGTGGGATTTGTCGACACTATGTCGCAATCCTTTATCAAGTTGATAGAGGTTTAGATAATACCTTTAGATATGCTgttatttgatcaatttataCAGTTTATCCAAAATAGTTTATACCAGGGAATCACATTATGTATACTCTTGGGTTAGGTCATCCTATATAAGATAAATAAGTGTGGACTTTAGAAAAATTTGTGGTGTAATGGATAAATTTCACTATATCTCTAGTTCCTATTGTCACACTTGTCTGACCACTCGGTCTTACGCGATCATAATGGTCTTTATATATTAGATATGAGTTCTTTGCTTCATAAGTGCTTTATTTTCTTATCACTCATCATATGCTTTCTCTAAGACAAGGAATATCTATAACACTTGTAGTATTgaattcatgaagttttatgTGTAATTCGTTAGTTCAATACCATCAATATGTAACTTTGAATATATTCGTTGTTCTTTCATCTCAGAACTGAGGTGCTCTTTCTCTACTTGTTTTATCTTCTTTCTAATactatttaatatctttttgaATTGTTGGTGGTTAGCCATATACCTCACCTCTCAAGGGCATTTACAAACCTTAAACGGATATCATCTCAACCATAAGTGGTCCTACCTTTCATATATTTCGTGGCTTCCTTTGCTTCAATTTTCTTGGTTCTATGAGTGTAGTTAAGGTTTTTGTCCGTTTTGAATGTTTGAGAACATATTAATTTGTTCTCATACTGTGTATTCAACATCTCCTTCCATTGATTTCATAATCTCCTATCAAAATTTGTTTGGTAATGTTATAAGTACACTTCTCTTGAATCAAGTCTTTAACCCTCCTCTCTAAGTCGTATGTTAGTTTATACTTTTTCTCCTTCTATTTCCCTAGTCCCTAACTTTTGTGGAAGTCGTCTTACACTTAATTCTTATATTCTCTTTTCACTCTCTTATGCTCTTTAAAGGTTTCTCCATCTTCAGTTGTTGCTAACTTCCAATACCATTCTCTTTGATTCAACGGTTGTTTGCAGTTTGCACCTCATCTTAGGTGCTTAGTTACATCTGTAACTCCATTTACTTTCATATTGCACTTTCCATATCCATCAGCTGTATCTGCATCGTCTTGTAATTTTCATGCTTCCTCCTTCAATTACTTCTTCTTAAAAGCTACTTGATTTGTGTATTTTAGTGTTCACTGAATTCGAAAATTTGAAGTCTCAGACTACATGGTAGATTTCATCAGCTCACCGCCAGAGTAAATTTTTTGGTTCTGTGGAGTTCCATTTCTTCTGTTTTTGTAAAAGGGATTTCCTTTCTTTTGTAGTTCATGTAGATTTATTTCCCTTTCTATTGCATGatgatttatttcatttgataaaactcttctccaaaaaaaaaaagaagacactTGAAGTTTCAGACTATTGGATATAAGAGGGCCACTCTAGGAATGGAAGTCACAGTTTTCGTGGACATCCTAGTTTGTATAAATGTACTtcattgtattgtgatcattggGACTTTCCTACTAGGTATAAATTCTTAACTAAAATGGTGTACAGGAAGGCTTCAATGAATCACAATTATGTTATCTAATCTTTTGTCTTAAAGATGGTTTTCCATTTCGAAGTGGTTCGAACCAATAAATCAGAAACATGGAAATATACTTTTAGGCCATTAGGATACTCTTGTCAAATAATACCTCATCAAATTGATGGTTTTGGGGCAATTCCCTTTGCTGCATGTTGGTTATAAGCTGTGACCATGATTGATATGTTGTTTTCAGTTGCTTGAAGGGAACTATAATGAAGTAACTGGTTGAAGCTTCAAATGTTGATTTCTGTAGCATATAAGAAGTATAGAATTATATCAGGAAGCCAATATTGGACGATTGGCTATCTGTTGTAGCAGTCTTGATCTGGAACTTCGCCTGTTATCTAAACAGACAAACCGTTATTTGTAATTGGGTTATACCatcattgggtaagtttgaggTTGTCGTTAGTCTAACATGGGAGTTTAGAGCGCATACTTGAaggagagaaggaagagaaatcTTGACCATGTTCTGAAAGTTGCAAGTTAGGAGAGTTTAATAAGTGGGCTGCAAGGTAGGAATGTTTAATGTTTGTGCACTCCAATAATTTAGGATAATTTTGTcagaaacaaataaatttggCATTCTGTCCATCCCTAAGTTCCTTCACTATCAAAACTGTGAAAAGGATTTACAAGTCAAGAGAACTTCTGTtagattctatatttttttttataatggttCTAGCTGTTGTATGCCTCGACTAATCCACTGGGTACCTCTCCACCAGCACTGATATCAAGGAACTCTGTCCCCCCAAGATTAGAAAATTGAAAAGATATCACACAACATTTTCATCTCTACTGGAAACCTGGTCTCCCGGTTGTAAATTCTGTCTTCATAAATCGCTAGTTAGCTACTAACTAATCCAGTATTTCTCCATCGGAAAAAATCATTCCCTGTATTTTGGTTCACGCcaaattcaaaaatatgttAGCAACTTCTTTGATCAAATTACTTGGTGATAATCAGaactaggggtgtcaaatgggccagttgggttgaaattgaaaatattaaaatggtcttgacccgcccaagtttactttgggtTCAAATGGATTGGGCTCAAATGGGCTAAAGaacgggttgggtcttgactcaCCTAATttgacccgattaatctcaacaacttaacatattgatatttaatttttataatcacaatttgaatttccgctcaagaattttttgttaaaaaagttaaaaatggatagataaatcttaaaagatgttaaatagatgataattcataccttcaatataggaacatatcttattaaaaagttttaaaacgggttgaaattggagattgaattgggGTCAATTGAGAATTCTCTTCAAATGGGTTAAGCTTGAACGGGTTGAAattgaacccaattcaaattatcttaagcccaacccttaaaattctggGCGGGTTGGCTGGGTTACCTATGTTTgggttcatttttgacacccctaatCAGAACTATTTAAAGGTTTTGTGCCAAAAGCTGAAGGAGAGACCTAACAAATAGATATTTCGGAAGATTTTGGACTATTTAAGGAATCTCTTGTGACTCTTTGTcttcaatttttgaattttagttgTTAAATTTATCCATAACAATTTTGAAAGGTCTAAAGTTGTTTCAGGACATGTGTAAATTCTCATTAAAGGTAGttagaatattaaataatgaagCTCCCTTAAAGGACTGTAAGTAGATGTTTGAAAATGTGAGCTTACAAGCTCACCATTTTTGTGATGAATCTAATTACATGTGACTCAAGCCTCATCCTTTTATAGCTGAATGAATTACAGATCCTCTGACTAACTTAATGATAATTACCAGCTCGTTAACCCTCACATCACTAATCAGTTCACTAATTAGTTACCAACTAACTTTTAACTAACTAATGTAACAAtgaactaactaactaatttgAACAAGATGGAAAACCAATTAAGAAAGCTGTGATCTTTCTTTCTCATGAACAGCAGTTAGTAACAGTCTCAACAGCTATATGAAACCTACGTTTCCAGCATATGACGCTGCAGTAGTATGCCCCTATTTAAATAGAAGCACTGCTTTACCATAAGAAATCATGAGCCTTAATTAGAGGATCCTTGGATAACAATGAGTTCTCTCCTTATAAAACCTTATGCTAGAGTTATAGTCTGCTCTGATGCAAGAGATCTGGAACATCAAGTGACTGAAGTATTTACTTTGAGATTCACTTGTGCAATAAGCCTTGAAGTCTGCCATAAAGTATTCTGACAACCTAGGATGCACAAAACACTTGTTTGAGACAGATATTCCAGTAGTTGGAGTTTAACACCACGACAAGTTGGAAACTATTTATACTGCTCGGATATGAGCTTGTTAGGCTTTCAATTTATTCGTTTTGTCTCTTATAATTGATTGCACACTCGTCACTTTTTCGCACCAACTATACAGTAATCCATAAATTTCTCTTGAAGTGATGGGAAAAAGAATTTGATCTTTCTTGAGATATTGGGTTTCCCTCATTTACCTTCTGATTGAGTATTCTTGCTGTTTCTTTTAGGTTGCCAAGCGCCTAGAGAAGTTCAAAACTACAATTTTCACCCAGATGAGCATGCTAGCCATCAAGCATGGAGCTATAAACCTCGGCCAGGGCTTCCCCAACTTTGACGGCCCAGATTTTGTTAAAGAAGCGGCTATTCAATCTATTAAGGAAGGTAAAAATCAGTATGCTCGAGGATATGGAGTCCCAGACCTCAACTCTGCTGTGGCTGCTAGATTCAAGAAAGACAGTGGACTTGATGTTGACCCCGAAAAGGAAGTCACTGTGACTTCAGGCTGTACTGAAGCAATTGCTGCCACCATGTTGGGTTTGATAAATCCTGGTGATGAGGTGATCCTGTTTGCTCCTTTCTATGATTCTTATGAAGCTACTTTATCTATGGCTGGAGCAAAGATAAAGGGTATTACTTTAAGACCACCAGATTTTTCTCTTCCAATTGAGGAGCTAAAATCAGCAGTATCTAAGAATACTCGAGCAATCCTCCTAAATACTCCGCATAACCCCACTGGAAAGATGTTCACTCGAGAAGAACTCAACGTCATTGCCTCTCTGTGCATTGAGAATGACGTTCTAGTTTTTGCTGATGAAGTTTATGACAAATTAGCCTTTGAAATGGAACACATTTCAATTGCTTCTCTTCCCGGGATGTATGAACGAACTGTAACCATGAATTCTTTGGGAAAGACATTCTCGCTAACAGGCTGGAAAATAGGTTGGGCAATAGCTCCTCCTCATTTGACATGGGGAGTACGACAGGCTCATTCCTACCTCACCTTTGCAACATCCACTCCAATGCAATATGCATCTGCTACTGCCCTTAGAACTCCAGATTCTTATTATGAGGAGCTTAAGAGGGATTACTCAGCCAAAAAGGCAATACTGGTGGAGGGGCTAAAGGAAGCTGGTTTCACAGTATACCCCTCGAGTGGAACGTACTTTGTGGTTGTTGATCATACCCCTTTTGGGTTGGAAAATGACATTGCTTTCTGTGAATACCTAATCAAGGAAGTTGGCGTTGTAGCCATTCCAACTAGCGTATTCTATCTAAATCCGGAAGAAGGAAAGAATCTTGTGAGGTTTACCTTCTGCAAAGATGAAGATACTCTTAGAAGTGCAGTGCAGAGGATGAAGGAGAAGCTGTCAAAGAAGTGAATACCTTATTGTTCTGGCATGAATTATTTGCAACTGTGATACCTTTAGGAGTAAACTAAACCTAGTGGTGTTATTTCATTATAAGTTTAAATGATTTTCGTGTTCCCTTCACTGCTAGTACAATACTTCCATTTGAGGTTAAGTGCTATTATTTAGatttaggcctcatttgtttagaggtctgaatctgaatGGATAAGACATTTGATAATTGAAGCgtatttgttttcattaagatttaaaacacttaattggTCTGAATAGATTTTAGTCATTGGGAATAGAAGAGTGTGGTtgtatgatgaaaaatattttctgaatAGATTTTAGTCATTGCGAATAGAAGAGTGGTtgtatgatgaaaaatattttcttgaagcgtatttttcaattttctaatgtttggttgatttatcttcaaaaaaatcaaatgcGTCTGCCGGGAGTCGAACCCGGGTCTATTGCTTGGAAGGCAATTATCCTAACCGTTGAACTACAAACGCGCTGATGTCTGTTCATggcactttaaaatatttttcttattttactttGAGGCCCGATAATTTTAAAATCCTATGTCGGAGGGTAAAGCACTTCTTATCAAAGACAATTTCGTATTTATGGATTGAGTTCAAAAACTGTAATTAAGAATGATGAAATACATACCATATCATGTGATGATAATATCAATTTGATTATCTAATTACATATATTAAAGTGCAGTGTTTTATAAGGCGGGAGCGTGAGGTGAGACATTCAGGGGTGGCTCGACAGTGTTAAAAAAAGACATGCGCTTTAGACCCCCAAATTTTAAGGGCCTCATTTTTAATAGTAataggttataagttattatttttaacaaatattgaatactatttgtagaaaaagtaaacttttcatgaaaatgaaggaattattagaagaaatttgacatatgtggagtactatatctcatgaaaaataacttaaaataagaatgattatattatcaattgaaaactagaagaaatcacTCATATAAAGTTATTAACAATTCAAGTTTAAGGCCCCGTTTGATTTTTGCTTTAGTCCACTAATATGCTTGAGCCGCTCCTGGAGGCATTTCATGCGGTATGGGGCGACGCACGAGCTCCGAGACATGAGGTGTAAATTTCATAGATCGATGGGCGCGTAGTCTAAGcaaaaataaaactttgaatgattttacaaataaattttaataaataagtacatataatatataaaaacaagttatgatttttatttgagataggTAACAATAacttatatgaagaaaaaaaaagtattataattactatttgagaaatatcagtacagcaataattaaaaaatatgatttaaagtaaaaaaaattcaagaattttttgaaaaaaattaaggcTCAAGGCGTACATGTTTATGTCCAAGATTTACATTTTTACGTTTGAGGCTTACGTCCTAAATTCTAAAACTTGCGCTCCGTGAATCtacatttttaatttgtatCGCGAAAGATATTTGATATGCTTCGCCCCAAAACTCATTCTGAAACtgtcccaaaaatatttttaaaaacaatgttAATAAGGTGAATCTTCTAATAAATAGAGTAGTTTTTTGTCCATTTTCTTGGACAAAATGAAAGGTGACCTTTGGAAATAGAAATGTTACATATTTGCTTCTTTAGTTGGGTCTATCTTACCACattgctattattatttttattcttttctaaCGTGTCTTGGTATTTAGTTTTATTTCTCGTTATTGTGCTGTCTTATTATTCCTTCTTGCAGGCTGCAACCCtactttgattatttttttagttgacggtctattgaaaataaattttctaccCTTTAAAAGTAAGGATTAacgtatttttttttcttgcaatCCTACTTtgacttctctttcttttgagCCGAGGCATTAGATACAGATTCTCTACTCCATAGAAATAAGGAATAAGGTCTAtatatttaatcttttttaaattcAGATTTGAAATTATACTTAATATGTCATTGTTAATCTAATCCATATAACCAACCTCTCGCGCCTCCTTGTTGGGGTTGTGCACCTCCTCTACACATATTCAAACCATTTCAGTCTCGCTTTCCTCATTTTGTCTGTCAGAAAGGTCACTCCCTGCTTATCTTGGATAACCTTATTCACAATCTTGTCGCTCCTTATATAAGCATACATCTATCTCAACATCCTTAGCTCCACAATATGGATCTTCTTAGTATGTGAGTTCTTGACTGGCTAGCACTCCACCCATACAATAAGGACAATCTGACCACCACTCTATAGAACTTATCTTTAAGTTTCGGTGACAACTTCTCATCACACAAGACTTCAGAGGCAAGCCTCCATTTTATCCATGTTGTCCTAATGCAATGTGTGACATCATCGTAACCCAATATACTGGGGGGAAAAAATCTCTAGAGAGTATAATGTGTAAAACGCCTTACTTTCACGTCCACTTCATCAAACACAACACTGAATTTTtactccaaatattttatatt is a genomic window containing:
- the LOC107004877 gene encoding uncharacterized protein LOC107004877; the encoded protein is MRICRAIRCTWTPQYSSQMLQQPLKSFKPYILRNFPTKYSSTMATASTQNDVAVSTQDKSTHILPKPIQVAKRLEKFKTTIFTQMSMLAIKHGAINLGQGFPNFDGPDFVKEAAIQSIKEGKNQYARGYGVPDLNSAVAARFKKDSGLDVDPEKEVTVTSGCTEAIAATMLGLINPGDEVILFAPFYDSYEATLSMAGAKIKGITLRPPDFSLPIEELKSAVSKNTRAILLNTPHNPTGKMFTREELNVIASLCIENDVLVFADEVYDKLAFEMEHISIASLPGMYERTVTMNSLGKTFSLTGWKIGWAIAPPHLTWGVRQAHSYLTFATSTPMQYASATALRTPDSYYEELKRDYSAKKAILVEGLKEAGFTVYPSSGTYFVVVDHTPFGLENDIAFCEYLIKEVGVVAIPTSVFYLNPEEGKNLVRFTFCKDEDTLRSAVQRMKEKLSKK